The nucleotide window ATGCGCATGAGTTCAAGCACGTGCATGAAGCGGTTTTCAAAAATGCTTTCTTCCACAACGCTGGCCCCTTCGGCAAGGCACATGAGCGCCATGAGCTGGGCTTGCATGTCTGTGGGAAAGCCGGGGTAGGGCTGGGTTTTCACATCAGTGCCGCGCAGGGGGCCAGCGCAACGCGCCAGAACTCCCTCGGGGGTGTTGGTGATCTCCATGCCCATGCTGCGCAGCTTGAGAATGACGGCTTCAAGGTCTTTGAAAGGGCAGTTGCGCAGCATCAGCTCGCCGCCGGTAATGCCCGCAGCCACGAGGAAGGTTCCCGCCTCGATGCGGTCGGGCATAACGGGGTATTCTCCATCGTGCAAGGAGGTAACGCCCTGAATGCGGATGACAGACGTGCCGTGCCCTTCGATTTTTGCGCCGCAGGCCCGCAAAAAGTTCGCCAGGTCAACAATTTCTGGCTCGCGGGCGGCGTTTTCGAGCATGGTTTCGCCATCTGCCAGAGCTGCGGCCATGAGCAGGTTTTCCGTGCCGCCCACGGTGGGCATGTCAAAAGAAATGTGTGCGCCCTTGAGCTGGCGGCAGCGGCCAATGATATAACCTTCCTCAAGCTGAAAGCTGGCGCCCATCTGCTCCAGACCCTTGAGGTGCTGGTCTACGGGGCGCGCGCCAATGGCGCAGCCGCCGGGCAGGGCCACGCGCGCCTGACCTATTCGGGCCAGCAGCGGCCCAAGGCACAGAACAGAAGCGCGCATGGTACGCACCAGGTCATATGGAGCTTCCGGCAGTAAATTGCCGGGCTGCACCTGTACCCGATGATCGTTGTATTCGCAGGTGCAGCCCAACATGTTCAGGAGCTTGATGGTGGTATGTATATCGCGCAGGTTGGGCACATTGGTGATGGTGACCGGCTCTGACAGCAGAATGCAGGCAAAAAGAATGGGCAAGGCCGCATTTTTGGAGCCGCTGACCTCAATGCCGCCAGTAAGCGGAACGCCGCCTTCAATAACCAGTTTGTCCATGGAGTGTCCCCGAAAAAATGTTTGACGCCTGACGTGCCGGAAGCGCCTGAATCACAGATGTGATATCCATGGCTTGCGAGGCGGGCAAATGGCCTGGCTGGCGGGTATGTTGCCGCCAAGCCAAGCAGCGGATGCAAGTGTAGTTACTTTTCTAGATAAAATCCAGATGAAGCTATGTGGAAAAAATGCTTGCCAAACTAAAATAACCTGCTTATAAGAATTTTCCCGTGGCGGAAGTAGCTCAGTAGGTAGAGCACCTGGTTGTGGCCCAGGTGGCCGTGGGTTCAAGTCCCATCTTTCGCCCCACAACTTTCCCGCGCCGCAACGGCGCGGGTTTTTTTTCGGAGCGTGGCGCAGCCTGGTAGCGCACCTGCTTTGGGAGCAGGGGGTCGAAGGTTCGAATCCTTTCGCTCCGACCAAATATATCAAGGGTTTATGGTGAATAGCCATAAACCCTTTTTTGTTTAGGGTACACGCAAGGATACACAGGATATAAAATTTTGTTGGTCGATAAAAAATAAAGTCATTTAAATTAGCTAGTTGTGGAATTTACTCTTTGTCGCAGTCTGCAATAGAAATGCGGCGTGTTGCAACTAAGTGCAATCCTTGCAAAAGACAGTTTTTGCCTTTGCCCTTTGCCAGCCAACTACTCCGGGCCACCTTGCGGTGGTCTCTTTTTTGCGAAAATTTGATCGGAAAAGGCCGAAGGTTTGGCGCGGATGAGTTCGTTTTTCGGCAGAAAATTTTTTGCTGGAATCTTGGGTGAAGAATATGGCGATGAATCACCAAAAGGTAGGCAGTGGATCCTAGCGGTAGGAAAAGAGGGCCAGAGGAAGGCCGGAGATATGAAAAAAGGCGGGTTTTCCCGCCTTTTTTGTGTTTTTTATAGTGTGATTGCTGTTTTTTTAGGGCATGGGAGCAACGGGCAGGCCTTCTGCCTGAAGGATGCAAGCCCCGATGGCGTAGGCCTGTTGGGGGGTGATGGCGTTGCCCAGCGCCTTGAGGCGCGGGATCCATGCTTTTGCCGTAGTGGTGTCTACTCTGCCGAGCAGGTGGGGCCGTGCGCCAGACTTGTGCCCATCGGCAGCGTCCAGCCCTGGGGCGCTCCCATCATCCACTCGACAAATGACGGGTTGAGAAAATGCTTCGGTAGCCGAATCTTTTCGCGATCGGTCAAACCGTAGGCCAGCCCAAACAAATATGTTGCCAGATTGGTTGTGGTCGCCCATGTACTTCCCGATCTCAGATAGTACAGGTGCCCTGCCAGCAGACCGTGAACTGTGGGGGTAGGCAACAATGAAAACCCTTTCCCGATGGTGCGGCGCACCGCAGGATCCCGCGCCCAGCACTTCCCACTCCGCATCATACCCGAGCGTGGCCAGATCTTTGAGGACGCCCTCAATGCCGAGGGAGAGCAGGCCCGGTACGTTTTCCGCGATGATGTAGCGCGGGCGCGTTTCGTCAATGATTCTTTTGTATTCATGCCAAAGCCCACTTCTGGAGGTTGAGGTTATGCCGGCGCGCTGGCCGGCGAGGCTTACGTCCTGGCAGGGGAAGCCTCCGCACAGGACATCAACATGGGGCAACTGCACCCCGGACAGGGTGCGCACGTCGTCAAAAATGGGGAGGCCGGGCCAGTGCCTGCGCAGGATAGACTGACAGAATCCTTCAACCTCGCAGAAGTAGCAGTGTTGGAATCCGGCCCAGTGCAGACCGAGGTCGCACAGGCCAGCGCCTGAAAACAGACTGCCTACCGTGAGCATGCGTTGTCTCCAGTGGGCTCTGCGGCCTCGCGTTTGGGACAATCAGTCCTCAAGGTATTGTATGTTCGGCAGCGCGGGCACTTGATGACCAGCAGGTCGACGTAGCCCTCGGCAAGTTTTTTGCCGCAGTGCTGGCAGCGCAGCTCTGGCAATGTATTTTGTGCAGATGGGGGAATATAGTGCATGAGAAGTCCGTGGCCTCTTGGGCATTGTGTTGGGGCTCGTGGCTCTCATGGGGTGTGGGGAGGGCGTTTAGCCCGTTATTCCCTTCATTTTTTGGCGGTGCCCTTCAGCACCAGCGGCATTGCTGGACACGGCACCACCCTGATTGATGGTTCCGGCGTTGGGATGGTCGTGCATGGCGAGCACGTCCAGGGCGGCGCGGATGTCGGCCAGGCAATCCAGCAGCTCGTTGTACAAGTTAATGCTGCCGCCTTCGCCTTCAGCGATGATGGTAAAGCGTCCCCTGGCTCTCAGGGTAATATTGGCGGCTTCAATATTTCTGTCGCCTTTGGCAATGTCCGTATGTCGCCCGCCCACGTTTACGGCCTGGTTTTGGACTATCGCGTCAGTGTTGCTGCCCTTTACAGTCAGCCCACGGTTGCCAGCAATGTCGATCTGGCGGTTGCCAGTGACCTTGCTTGCGTGATCCTTGCCCACCGTCTCTTGCGCAGCGCCTGCGGTGGAGTGAGTGGAGTCACCCCCTGCCGTGAGGTTGAGCGCGCCAAGGCTGCCCACATCTGCGCGCAGGCCTGCCAGCATGGTCAGCACCGTGCCCACTTCCAAAGTGTGCGTGCCGTCCACTTCCAAGGTAGAATGCTCAGAAATGCGCCGCGTCTCCCGCGCCAGCTCCGTGGTGCTTTCCATAGCCTCAATCCGGCGCGTAACGCTTTTGTCCGCGATTTCCGCATCTGTCTGGCGGCTCCAGTTGCCGCCAGCGTCGGCCCGTTGAAAGGTGGTCGGGCTTTGTTGCAGCAGCATTTCTTCCGGCCCCACCTGCGGCAGCGAATCACCCATGCCGTACATCTGCCGGATAATGGGGTGATCCTGCCGTCCATAGGCGAAGCCCACAACCACAAGCGCCCCGGGCCTTGGCGGCGCAAAAACACCAGCCTCGCCGCCAGCGCCCAGCGGCACGGGAAGGGGCACAGCCGTGTAATGGGGAAAGGCCGGATCCGGCTCCATGTCCGCGGTGAGAATTTCAATGTCCGCAGCAAAGCGGGGTCGAAAGCGTTCCGAGCTGGCCCCTTGGCTGGGGGCATCGGCAATGGCCAGCACACGCCCGTACCTGTCCAGGTGCAGCCCGCCAGAAAGCTCTGGAAACAGGCGCAGAATGGCTTTTTTTAAAAAGTCTTGCATTTGAAACTCATGTTTACGCCAGACAGGGTCACAGTTTCCACGCGCCCGCCGTCAGTAGCGGCATTGACCACGCAACCCGGGCGAATATCTGGAACGGCAGCCATTGTGCATTGCCCGCCCGCAGAAACCTGCTTGAACACGTTTTGCGGAATTTCCACCTCGCGGCCTTTCCAGCGCGAATCCGCCCAGGAGCCAACAAAAATTTTACCATCCCCCTGAGAGAGCCACACATAATCATCAATGTGGAACACCTCGCCCAGGGTCTGCATGGCATGCATGGCACTGCCGAAGCCGTAAAAAGCCGGAACTTTTGCGGACGCATAAGGCCGCTCCGGCACAATGAACTCCAGCCCGGTCAGCTCCGCGTAGGTGGCCAGCACATCCCGGAGGGTGGGGTGGCGCAGGCTCAGGGGGGCGGCATTATCCATGCGCGCCGAAAGTTCGCGGCAAAAAAGGCGTTGCTGCTTGGCGTCCACAGTGGTTGAGGTGATCACCTCGCCGCAAAAAAAACGGGTGAGCGCGCTTTGAAAATGCCAGCCCAGCGAGAACTCCACCCGGCCTTCAAGGCGCTGATCCGCGCGTACCTGAAAAATGGCCGCGCCCGGGCGGCTGATGTCCAGGCGCACCTCGTCAGACACAAGGGGGTATTCCGCGCCGTTCACCACAAGGCGCTTGAGCAGCTTCATTCCTCATTCTCCGGCCCGATTTTTTCGTTAAGATACTTGAGCACTTTTTCGATGGAACTCAGCTCTTCCTCTTTTTCTTCTTCCTCGCTGCCAACAGAGGTGCCAGTGTTGGTTTGCGTGGACGCCGCCCGCGCCCCTTGCCGGGCCTCTTCCATTTCAGGAACAGACACATGCTCGGCCAGGGTAAAGCTGATAGACCACATGCGCAGTTTTTCGTCTTCGTCCACCTTGAAGTTGCCCGTAAAACGCCCCTGCCGCATGCCTGCGGCATTGGCGGTGTCGTTGGTGATGGTGTAAATTTTGCCATCCCCGTTTTCGGTAGCCTCGGCAATCCGCATGAGTTCGCTCAGATCGTTGGCATCCTTGAAGCGCAAAGAAAGCCGCACTTCCAGCTTTTTGCCCTTTTTGCCTTTGTCGGCCTTGGCGGTGGATGACGTTTCGCCGCTGGCGTCTTCGTCTTTAAACTGCGCGCCAATGCTCATGTTCAGGCCGAAGCCGGGAACCGTATAGTCGTCAAGAATTAGAAAGGACATGCGGCATTCTCCCCAGGGCAGGTCAGGCATGCGCTGTTGGTAAGGGTGCGCCGGCACAGGCCGAAACTTTCACGGTAAAAGGCCACTTGATCCGGCTTGCCAAACCAGCACAGCAAGGACGTGCATTTGCTGGCAGAGTCAAAGGGAAGGGACAGTTTGCCCAGATAGCGGAACAGCGCCGCGCCTGGCGCATGGATGCTGAACCCCGTCCAGGCATCGTTGCCGCCGATCATGCTTTGGGCCAGATGCTGCAAGGTTGCGGCCTTTTCCTCGATCTTCCGTGCCTGTTTTTGCGCGAATGCCGCCAGCCTTTCGGCGGGGGAGGTCGCCGCCAGTGCCGCGCCTTCCCCTGTTGCCAGCATGCTGCCCAGGGCTTTGGCCACCATTTGCCCCTTGGAGTTCTGCTGCGGTGCCTTCTGCCCCCATGCCGGATAGCCCGGCCCTTTGGGAATAACGAACTTGTCCGTCTCCAGCGTGGCCAGCGCCTGCGCGCGGCGGCAGACTTGCTCTAACTGGGGGATGGGAAACACCGCGTTAAAGGCCGACAACGCCTGAGCCATGGCTGCATGGTTGACGGTGCCCACGAGCAGCACCACCAAGGCCAATTCATCGCCCTGGTCTTCCTGCGGAGCATCGGCCATGCGACCAGCAAGCGCGGCAAGGGCTTGCTCCGGCGTCAGGTAGGCGTATTCCCCTTTACGGGTGCCGATGCCGTACTGAAAGGGAGTTATGGCCATGAATGACACAGGGCTTCCCACAGCGGCGGTTGCCCCCTGGCGGGCCGCGGCCATTTGCGCGGCAAGTTCGCCGGATCCAGACGGAGGCAAGCCGAGACCTTGCAGAGACTTTGCCCCCTCAGAAAAGCCTTGCTGCATGCTGGCCAGCGCGGGCGACAATCCTTCCGCCAGATTTGCCGTTACGGAAGGCGGCGCAAAAGCAACACGCTGAAAGCCCATGCTCACTCCCTACACAGCGTAGCTGACGACAATGGCCTGTACGGCTTCAGCCGTTTTGGCGGCTTCCACGGCTGCCAGCAACTCGTTGCGGCGGGCTGCCAGAGCATTGCGCACGAACTCCAGACCTTCGGGATCAGAAGCGGCCAGCAGTCCTGCCTCTACCGCAACCGTGGACGGCGTGGGGTCAGACAGGGCCACGGCTCCGGCCAGAGCTGCCTCATGCCCGGCAATGATATCTGCAACCTTTGCGGCTTTGATTTCTGCCAGCGGTTGCTCCGGCCGTTTGGTCAGCGCGTCTTCAGGCAGGGGGCCAGGTGTGTGCATGCGGCGCGCCGGGCTAAGGTGCGTATCGCCCGGCAGCCAGTACTCGGTGCCGGATTGCACGTCCTCGGCTGCAAAGTGCGGTTCCTCGCGCTGTCGGTGATCCTCAACCAGCACCCAGCCTTTGTTGTCCACGTACTGCGGCCACTGGTTTTTCCATGGCCTTGGGGGCAGAGCATCGGGCGTGGAGTTGTACGGCGGGTAGCCGTAGTCTTCATCTGAGCTGATATAATACTGGTCAGGGCGCGTATATCTATGGGCAATTGCCATTGGTTACTCCTTGAAATTTATTGTCGCTCTCGGCGTTGGGCGTGTCGGCTTGCCCCCACCTAAACACTCCAGCGTCATAAGGCTGGCTGCCCCATATAACAGCATGCCAACGACCCCCAGCGTCGGGGAGCGTTAGCGGCACCCGTGGGCTCAACGAGCGCAGTGTCAAGAATCAAGTCAGAGTATCCAACACCGGAGCCGTACCCCGAAATTGCTGTGGATGTCTCTCTCCTGAATGCCCCGGAGATTGGCTCTAAGTTTGATCCCCAAATCGCTTTTGCTCGTCCCATGATTCGCCGCCCCTGGTCGCCACGGCTGCCATTCAATCCCAGGCCGTCATATCCCGCCATTTCGCGGAGCATGCCCGTGAGGTCAGGCATGAGGAGCGTGTCCGCGGCTTTGTTCCACCAGAACTTGGCTGCGCCGCCGATGTTGTTCCACCTGACCTGGGAGCCATCGGCAAGCGTTGCCCACGCGGCGTTATGGGCCGCCTCGTACTCTGCAAGCGAGGCAAAGAGCCGCTTTGCGCCGTGCGTTGTGGACAGATAGGCGGCCATTTGCGGGTATGTGGCGGCGAATGCTGAAATGACGTTGGCATTGCAAGGCTTGAAGCCCGGGCGGACAAGTTCGTCTTCAAACCAGGTATATTGCCCGATGGGGTAGGGAGCCATGCCGCCGATGATCTGCCAGGCGTTGCCGGAAAAAATCAGGGTGTAGACCTGCCCCTGCGCCAGCGCGCCAACCTCAACAGGTACGCCGCAGTACGTGAGCGGTTTGGCCCCGGTGTCATTGATGTTCAAGGTGGGGTTTGCTGCGGTGTTTACCGTGGCAAATGCCACCTGAAGAACCACGCCCGGGATAAGCGCAAAGTGGTCAAGGCTTGCGGTTTTGGCCGCCGTAGCCGCCGCTGTGGGGCAAATGGCGTAGCGTCCGCTGACCTTGAGCAGATCCTCCTGCATGTAGCAGGTGACGCCATCGGGCCGCATGGTGCCGGGTACTTCCGGCGTTGCCACGTCCGGTATGGGCAACGCGCCGGATGTTTTGCGCGGTCGCAGATCCGTTACCGTGCCGTCCGCCTCGATGCGGGCCACCAGGGCGCGGTAGTGCATGAGGCCTGTTTCGTCAGCGGCGCTGTCCGCCAGAGGGGCAGCAGGCGGCGCGAGCATGGGCGAGGCCTCGGCCACGCGGTCGCTGCCTGTATGTTTGAGGCAGACGTCAAGCCAGACGTTTTGCGGCAGGTTGGCGCTTTCCGGCGCTGCCAGTGGCAGACTCTCGGCCAGTGCCGCACGGATGCCGCCCACATAGCCAAGGCCCGGTGCAAAGGCGTAGGCCTCTGCCGTTTTTTGCAGCAACCAGCCCTTGCCATCAAAGAAGGCCTGGCCGTAGATATCGAAATTGGCGAGGCGCTGGCGTTCATCAATGCCGTTGAGGCGCACGGTAAAATCAAGCTGCCACACGTCGGCGCTG belongs to Desulfovibrio desulfuricans DSM 642 and includes:
- the murA gene encoding UDP-N-acetylglucosamine 1-carboxyvinyltransferase, whose product is MDKLVIEGGVPLTGGIEVSGSKNAALPILFACILLSEPVTITNVPNLRDIHTTIKLLNMLGCTCEYNDHRVQVQPGNLLPEAPYDLVRTMRASVLCLGPLLARIGQARVALPGGCAIGARPVDQHLKGLEQMGASFQLEEGYIIGRCRQLKGAHISFDMPTVGGTENLLMAAALADGETMLENAAREPEIVDLANFLRACGAKIEGHGTSVIRIQGVTSLHDGEYPVMPDRIEAGTFLVAAGITGGELMLRNCPFKDLEAVILKLRSMGMEITNTPEGVLARCAGPLRGTDVKTQPYPGFPTDMQAQLMALMCLAEGASVVEESIFENRFMHVLELMRMGAQIKVSGHTAMVRGVQKLTGAPVMASDLRASASLVLAGLSAKGVTEVRRIYHLDRGYESIEHKLNAVGARIRREKE
- a CDS encoding tail assembly protein is translated as MAIAHRYTRPDQYYISSDEDYGYPPYNSTPDALPPRPWKNQWPQYVDNKGWVLVEDHRQREEPHFAAEDVQSGTEYWLPGDTHLSPARRMHTPGPLPEDALTKRPEQPLAEIKAAKVADIIAGHEAALAGAVALSDPTPSTVAVEAGLLAASDPEGLEFVRNALAARRNELLAAVEAAKTAEAVQAIVVSYAV
- a CDS encoding Com family DNA-binding transcriptional regulator yields the protein MHYIPPSAQNTLPELRCQHCGKKLAEGYVDLLVIKCPRCRTYNTLRTDCPKREAAEPTGDNACSR
- a CDS encoding phage tail protein, producing MSTILTAAGVSLIARLQAEGKALIIDTMILANVPGQDHTQAIAPGVTVPAEDQIALRYAIPPQYRAYVNPNQVVYSAMLGSDMGDFTFNWQGLWCSEHNTLVAVATFPALEKRRYDEANGKTGNNLTRNFLLTFTGARELTGLTISADVWQLDFTVRLNGIDERQRLANFDIYGQAFFDGKGWLLQKTAEAYAFAPGLGYVGGIRAALAESLPLAAPESANLPQNVWLDVCLKHTGSDRVAEASPMLAPPAAPLADSAADETGLMHYRALVARIEADGTVTDLRPRKTSGALPIPDVATPEVPGTMRPDGVTCYMQEDLLKVSGRYAICPTAAATAAKTASLDHFALIPGVVLQVAFATVNTAANPTLNINDTGAKPLTYCGVPVEVGALAQGQVYTLIFSGNAWQIIGGMAPYPIGQYTWFEDELVRPGFKPCNANVISAFAATYPQMAAYLSTTHGAKRLFASLAEYEAAHNAAWATLADGSQVRWNNIGGAAKFWWNKAADTLLMPDLTGMLREMAGYDGLGLNGSRGDQGRRIMGRAKAIWGSNLEPISGAFRRETSTAISGYGSGVGYSDLILDTALVEPTGAANAPRRWGSLACCYMGQPAL
- a CDS encoding DNA cytosine methyltransferase encodes the protein MLTVGSLFSGAGLCDLGLHWAGFQHCYFCEVEGFCQSILRRHWPGLPIFDDVRTLSGVQLPHVDVLCGGFPCQDVSLAGQRAGITSTSRSGLWHEYKRIIDETRPRYIIAENVPGLLSLGIEGVLKDLATLGYDAEWEVLGAGSCGAPHHRERVFIVAYPHSSRSAGRAPVLSEIGKYMGDHNQSGNIFVWAGLRFDRSRKDSATEAFSQPVICRVDDGSAPGLDAADGHKSGARPHLLGRVDTTTAKAWIPRLKALGNAITPQQAYAIGACILQAEGLPVAPMP